The sequence GGCCCTCGCGCTCGACCCGCACCACGCCCGCGCAGCGGCCAACCGGGAAACCCTCTGCGGGGGGGCGAAGTAGAAGCGGCTTCCAGCCGCTTTCTCAGGGCATTTCAAGGGTGCGCGCGTCAGCGCGCCGAGCCGAGCCCGTCCAGCAGCCCCTGCGAGGTGTTGCGGAGCTGGCGGCCGACGGAGGCGAGCTTTTCCCGCGCCTTCTCGGCGGTGTCGGAGTCCGGCTCCACGATGACCGCCTTGCTCCACTCCTCATAGGCCTCCTCGGGCGCGCCCAGCTTGTGGAGCGTGTTGGCGAGGG is a genomic window of Candidatus Hydrogenedentota bacterium containing:
- a CDS encoding tetratricopeptide repeat protein, yielding MGHEMTSQRKASIREVKMGTACYNARDYVGAEKYFRRALEQDPGYARAHYSLANTLHKLGAPEEAYEEWSKAVIVEPDSDTAEKAREKLASVGRQLRNTSQGLLDGLGSAR